GGAATTTGGATCATCCTCCTCAAACGATGAAAGCACTTCGGGAGGAGTTACTTAGAGCATGGAAGGAAATATCTCAGGAGGATATTGACCACCTCATCAGAAGCGAGCCCAGGCGCATCCAAGAATGTGTTGCCAATCGAGGTATATCAACACATTATTAATTGATTTACCTCTGTAAGTTGTTTGAATCATATTGAAATTTTGATCGTTTATTTATTTTGCTACCCAGtataattgtataaaatattttcataatataaaaatttataataggtgttcggatttctatgtcactagTATATTTACAATACCGTATACTATACGGCGTATAGAATACGGTactgtaaattttaaaaaaatttaaactgtttGGCCTTGTGTCGTGTAggattttatgtttatgacattctcaacagaatgttggataggccaaaattgacgaaatgcccctgaagatgctctaaattattttaaaacaaaaacttaccAGCATTAAATCGGTTATATTCGTACTGAACATTTAAATTTTCCGGTAAGTCCATGGATTTCATTCGTTCTAATGGCGTTCTTGTATCTACGGGCATGTTATAGAAAATTTGCACGTCCTTCAATGTTTTCATATGATGAAGTAACGAATTAGGAATACTATGGCCCAGTTGTTGTTCACATTGCGTGAATAAATTAAACTTTTGATTTAGATCTGTAAGTTCGGTAGATATATCTGTACTACCGACGACGGCCTGGAAAATTGCTTCTAATTTGGAATCAACATCTGCGGGTGGAAAATAATCTCGTTGTTGCCGCAAAAACCTAAAATAATCaatgtttacatataataatcgGCAAGACGACCTCACAGTACgataagaaatttattttattaatatgtaaTAAACTTTGATAGATAGATCAGTTTTTTAATAGATCAGTCATGAAAATCTATCTGCCAATATGCTTTCAAACATATTATATCAAACAAGGAAACAAGTTGGTTTCAATAAACATTTAAACTGGTTAATTCCACATATAGCGACGAggataaataagaaataaactaCCGTTACAAGCAAGGCTCTTGGGTAGACATTTTAATTAGTATTTTCAAGGTGCAAAAAGgtgctagagcggcttttagaaggatgtccaaggtgttatgtaacagagacctaaaattggcattgaggatccgcctacttcgctgctacgtgttctcggtcttactttatggtgtcaagtcctggactgtgaataaaatcgatctaaattgccttgaggctttcgaaatgtggtgctatagaagaattttaaaagtttcctggttggagaagattcgaaactccacaatactagaacgactcagcaagactactgagatcataaaaagcatcaagcagagaaagctgcattcaaaccataccctcaagttcttaagctacgatattcttcgtcttcccacatttcgctttcctcgaatgTTGCCctgcataataagctgcaataatgagtatctttgacttctcataacatggcctaagtactcaaattttcttcttttgatagtcaatattaaaTAGACTATAGATCAAATCAATGTTGTAATCAATCAGTGTAACATTTTTATTGATCTAATAACAAAGTCATAACAAATGTAATAAAAACAGGTACATAAAATTCAGCGTTGCAAAAGCTTGATTTTGAAGAATGAAAATTGGAATAATCCCAATTTAAAATTATATCGAAATTATGATTGAATCTATTATTGACTATTCGCAAATCGGCTTGCATTTTTACCGTTATTGTCATAGATATTAGTTCCACGGAAATACACGTATAATAGTAGGCACGGAAAATCTCGATATATATTGTACATTTATGAACTTTGTGATGGGTCGATTTGAACAGCATTCGGGCGTTTGTCGACTGAGGTACAAATAAAAGCTGATACAGTGAGAGGAGAAAGTCTTAACTCCTCTGTCAACTAGTTTATTTCAAAGATAAAACAAAATCGCTAGGACAAGTCGATATTTAAACTTGTTGTAATATCTAACGAAATCAAAGTTTTGGTATTTTGATGAACGCCCATCACGTGACAGCCACACCCtcaatttttaaatatcaaaaagttatcaaaaaatcTGATTCCAAAAATAGTTTTTTGGAATCAGAAAAAAACAGTTTTCCGTAACATAACAATATTACACTAacaatttttccaattttttacgtaatagatgggtggaatactttaaccggGCGCTTAATATAGAGGAGGAAGAAAAAAATCTGGAAGACGAAAGACTAAAGAGATGAGGTAaagggaacagacgagagggaagaggaaccaccaacgattcttgaagttaaagatgcagttggAATgcatcacccggaatagataatctcccagccgaactatataaaaaaaggtggccacgataccataatggcattacagccgcttataaaagaaatatggacacagcaatcgctccccaatgattggaatattggaatattttgcaccatacacaaaaaggagagatatctttgaatgctctaaccacagaggaattacgcttcttaatgcagcgtataaaatatttccaCAGTACTacgtcaccgtatggcaccatatgcagaacgaataGTAGGACAATAAATCTCACAGttttaacagcttaaataaacttttattacagactctttcattgaaaaaagaataattattaCCAATAGTGTAAAtttatactaaacccataaaattttggatagtatatatttaaaaaatatatttcaggtataatttaacatattctagtaaatatttgtattaatcaCGCTGTTTATTTCATTAAATATAGTTCTATTGTTGTTCTGCATGACATGAATACCTAGCATAACTGAATGAATTGttggaaattattaatatttGCTTTGTTTGTTATTGTATCATGTATTTGCTTTGCTAAATCCTCTTTGCATAGGGAAGTATACTTATTTTGTAAGCTAATAAAACCAAAGTTTATGTTGATTCCATCCTAGTAAAACGTCAACAACAATTAAGTATGCCGTAAGATCTTTTCTGATTGACTGGCGCCTGCTTAATTTTGTGGAATTTATttcctcaaaatatttttattttacacactaaataagtttattatttgttatcaatACATTATATGgtgtaaattaataaatattgattgtcggtaattcgtaaagttctattttatttacgtttgtttacTATAAATATTGTCCATTAGTTTactataaatattgtttatttactataaatatgtcccggcaccgacaaaattttcaatttctaatttaactgagctgccaccgtgcttcggaggtcacgtaaagccgtcggtcccggctacgaaagtagtcgttaagtcatgttaggggcgcttgcgcgacctgaaaaccctaacactaaactttagccagaaggttacacgaactttactttttttactataaatattggctatgagtacgtatgcttggttgtatagtaatttccagccacttctagtctgtcaaaaagtaactaacttcgcaaaaaaataattactaaattcactagacagatcggactgggaatagcgaaccgagtataccaGG
The genomic region above belongs to Diabrotica undecimpunctata isolate CICGRU chromosome 8, icDiaUnde3, whole genome shotgun sequence and contains:
- the mRpL50 gene encoding large ribosomal subunit protein mL50; protein product: MAAFLRHGVFKTGRVVSSKNVLLRSFATKAEKKKGIDRKVGPKIDSTAQSLASKGFLRQQRDYFPPADVDSKLEAIFQAVVGSTDISTELTDLNQKFNLFTQCEQQLGHSIPNSLLHHMKTLKDVQIFYNMPVDTRTPLERMKSMDLPENLNVQYEYNRFNADTDTMFGGKTAYPKSSTIVTGLKYKDKYKGQKQPLPIF